The following are from one region of the Arachis duranensis cultivar V14167 chromosome 10, aradu.V14167.gnm2.J7QH, whole genome shotgun sequence genome:
- the LOC107469875 gene encoding 50S ribosomal protein L3, chloroplastic, whose product MSIMSICSAISGCYWRSPDLLSNRESKSFLKVKAGSSRRPRRAMVTMSMETGVGVMGTKLGMMSYFQADGEVVPVTVVGFKEGNIVTQVKTEATDGYSAVQVGYQRVRDRKLTKPEMGHLQKAGAIAMRHLQEFRLLSVDAFQPNQRLVFDQIFQEGDLVDVSGTTIGKGFQGGIKRHNFKRGLMTHGSKSHRQLGSIGAGTTPGRVYKGKKMPGRMGGTKRKIRKLKIVKIDKDLNVVMIKGAVPGKPGNLLRITPAKIVGKNIPKN is encoded by the exons ATGTCAATAATGTCGATTTGTTCAGCGATATCAGGGTGTTACTGGCGGAGCCCAGATTTGTTGAGCAATCGGGAGTCGAAGTCGTTTCTGAAAGTGAAAGCGGGGAGCAGCAGGAGGCCGAGAAGAGCGATGGTGACGATGAGCATGGAGACTGGAGTTGGAGTGATGGGCACGAAGCTGGGCATGATGAGCTACTTCCAGGCCGACGGAGAGGTGGTCCCTGTGACGGTGGTGGGCTTCAAGGAAGGCAATATCGTGACGCAGGTGAAGACGGAAGCAACTGACGGATACAGTGCAGTCCAGGTCGGGTACCAAAGGGTGAGGGACAGAAAATTGACTAAACCCGAAATGGGTCATCTCCAGAAGGCTGGTGCCATCGCCATGCGCCATCTTCAGGAGTTTCGCCTTCTCTCCGTCGACGCTTTTCAGCCCAACCAGCGTCTCGTCTTCGACCAAATCTTCCAGGAGGGCGATCTTGTTGACGTCTCCGGCACCACCATCGGCAAGGGTTTCCAAG GTGGAATCAAGCGTCACAACTTCAAGAGGGGTCTAATGACCCATGGTTCTAAGAGTCACAGACAACTAGGATCAATCGGTGCTGGAACTACACCTGGCCGTGTATACAAGGGAAAGAAGATGCCTGGTAGGATGGGAGGAACCAAGAGGAAGATTAGAAAGCTTAAGATTGTCAAAATTGATAAGGATCTTAATGTGGTTATGATCAAAGGTGCTGTCCCTGGTAAGCCAGGGAATCTTCTGCGAATAACTCCAGCCAAGATTGTTGGAAAGAACATTCCAAAAAATTAA
- the LOC107469857 gene encoding uncharacterized protein LOC107469857, producing MMSEGSSSCTRPGGGSSWAVPGGCERVAIAPKCNCGVYAIMYKSRTTSNPNRVFLGCPLFKAKEPYCRYFIWLDEHLKKIRAVEFEALGAVDEAERVAIEEQLLRNKDIEKKIEELERKLLSIESKKKLSLWYIIVIGVVVVVVVVCIFRV from the exons ATGATGAGTGAAGGGAGCTCTTCATGCACAAGACCTGGAGGGGGATCTTCATGGGCTGTGCCAGGAGGATGTGAGCGAGTTGCGATTGCGCCCAAGTGCAACTGTGGCGTCTATGCCATTATGTATAAGTCAAGAACGACTAGTAACCCTAATAGAGTGTTTCTTGGGTGTCCACTGTTTAAG GCTAAAGAACCGTATTGCCGGTACTTTATCTGGCTGGATGaacatttgaaaaaaattagggCCGTCGAGTTTGAAGCCTTGGGTGCGGTGGATGAAGCTGAGAGAGTAGCCATTGAAGAACAGCTGCTTCGAAATAAGGAtattgagaaaaaaatagaagagtTGGAGAGGAAGCTGTTGTCTAttgaaagcaaaaaaaaattgagtttgtGGTATATAATTGTGATTGGTGtagtagttgttgttgttgttgtatgtaTATTTAGGGTGTAA
- the LOC110276038 gene encoding uncharacterized protein LOC110276038 has protein sequence MEILKSNPGSTARIDVKPIPQSLPVFDKIYICFEGCKQGFKSGCRPFIHLDGAFLKTYHGCQLLSAVAQDANNQFYVVAFAVARSETKESWKWFLTLLQEDLGDASQFSWNFMSDQQKGLLLALKEVMPRAHHRNCVMHIWKNFINRFKDMYIRDIVWECARCTTEPEFKEKMDRLKGVNNAAWEYLMKFEPTTWVKAYFSHGPKVDNLTNNMCEVFNAKVVKYRVKPVLTMCEEIRCYLMRRMTKHIRLLEHHSGKLAPVQEKRLQMKIKPSSRWIAEWVGDNERKRFEVTRKKTKVNVDLIKHTCSCNTWQLTGMPCIHAIAAIRKRHDQVQDYLRPALPPIKRSIGQPKVHNRNKDPAEAHIQGEKMKRSFQVTCSKCNEKGHNYKTCKGAPSNPNWKPKKKKPKKTVDNSQAMVLFPLSQSAPQPEDQNQSQGETLGEPSAGEAAESAPVPTPFMAQSSAPAQTPFRPPSQLPRMDQPDSNAAAHTFRPKQPIVRPPTSVNPPPNPTPHTQKTPTSRGPSKETMKAATSATKRILKPQKK, from the exons ATGGAGATTCTCAAGAGTAATCCTGGATCAACAGCAAGAATTGATGTGAAGCCTATCCCTCAGTCCCTTCCTGTCTTTGATAAGATATATATCTGCTTCGAGGGCTGCAAGCAAGGCTTCAAGAGTGGATGTAGGCCTTTCATCCATCTAGATGGGGCCTTTCTTAAGACATACCATGGATGCCAGTTACTGTCAGCAGTGGCACAGGATGCCAACAATCAGTTCTACGTTGTGGCATTTGCTGTTGCAAGATCTGAGACGAAGGAGTCATGGAAATGGTTCTTGACACTACTTCAGGAAGACCTGGGTGATGCCTCCCAATTCAGTTGGAACTTTATGTCTGACCAGCAAAAG GGCCTGCTACTAGCATTAAAAGAGGTAATGCCCAGGGCGCATCATAGAAACTGCGTAATGCATATATGGAAGAACTTTATTAATCGGTTCAAAGACATGTACATTAGAGACATTGTGTGGGAGTGTGCTAGGTGTACAACTGAACCAGAATTCAAGGAGAAAATGGATAGGCTGAAGGGGGTTAACAATGCGGCATGGGaatatttgatgaaatttgaacCTACCACCTGGGTTAAAGCCTATTTTAGTCATGGACCCAAGGTGGATAACCTGACTAATAATATGTGTGAAGTGTTCAATGCAAAGGTAGTAAAATACAGAGTAAAACCTGTTTTGACAATGTGTGAGGAGATTAGGTGCTACTTAATGAGAAGGATGACCAAGCACATTAGATTGTTAGAACATCATAGTGGTAAGTTAGCACCAGTTCAAGAGAAAAGGTTGCAGATGAAGATAAAACCAAGCAGTAGGTGGATAGCTGAGTGGGTGGGGGACAATGAAAGAAAGAGGTTTGAGGTAACCAGAAAGAAGACGAAAGTGAATGTGGATCTAATCAAGCACACCTGTTCATGCAACACATGGCAATTGACTG GCATGCCGTGCATACATGCTATTGCTGCTATCAGAAAGAGGCATGACCAGGTTCAGGATTAC CTGAGGCCTGCCCTGCCACCTATCAAACGGTCTATTGGGCAGCCAAAGGTGCACAACCGCAACAAGGACCCTGCTGAGGCTCATATTCAAGGAGAAAAGATGAAAAGAAGCTTCCAGGTTACATGTAGCAAGTGCAACGAGAAAGGGCATAATTATAAAACTTGTAAAGGAGCTCCAAGCAACCCCAACTGGaaaccaaagaagaaaaaacccAAGAAGACAGTTGACAACTCACAAGCTATGGTGCTGTTTCCCCTTTCACAATCAGCCCCTCAACCAGAG GATCAAAATCAATCACAGGGTGAAACATTGGGTGAACCTAGTGCTGGGGAGGCAGCTGAGTCTGCACCAGTTCCTACACCATTTATGGCCCAATCTTCAGCTCCAGCACAAACTCCATTCAGACCTCCATCCCAACTGCCAAGAATGGACCAACCAGACTCCAATGCTGCTGCACATACTTTCAGACCCAAGCAACCAATTGTTCGACCACCAACAAGTGTAAATCCACCACCAAATCCAACACCACACACACAAAAAACTCCAACTAGCAGGGGACCCTCGAAGGAGACCATGAAAGCGGCTACCAGTGCCACAAAGAGAATTCTCAAGCCTCAGAAGAAGTGA